The DNA segment ATGCGCTGCCAATTCTCTTGGATAATTGCACAGGCTCGGCTTGATTTTTCAATTCCGACCACCAAGCTAGCACCTCGACACAAAGCCTCTGCACCCATTGAACCATTCCCGGCGCACAAATCTAGCCAGCGATACCCTTCTATTTCTCCCTGCCAAATATTAAAAACAGCTTCCCTAACCCTCCCAGTGGTGGGTCTGGTTTCTTGCCCTGGTAAAGTTTTAATCTGGCGATTCCCGTAAATTTTTAGACTCATTGGTCAATGGTCATTAGTCATTAGTCATTAGTTATTAATCATTAGTCTACTGACAAGTGACAACTGACGACTGACAAACTAATATTATGCTGCTATTTTTTCCCGTACTTGAGAGACAAAATTAGACAGGATTTGCAGCCCAATATTTGACGATTTTTCTGGGTGAAATTGTACTGCCATCAGGTTTTCATGGGCAATGGCTGCCGTGACGGTTTGCGTACCGTGAGTAACAGTTGCAGCACGAACTTGAGGTTCAAATGGGTCAACATAGTAGGAATGCACAAAATATACCCAAGGTTGGGGTGGCAAATGCTCCCACAAAATGCTTTTTGGTTGGGTTAATTCCAACTGATTCCAACCCATGTGAGGAATTGTAATTCCTGGTTCCCAAACAAACCGCCGCACTTTTCCCTTGATAATTCCTAGTCCTGGTTGATTACCTTCCGCACTCGATTCAAAAAGAATTTGCAGCCCTAAACAGATACCTAAGAAGGGTTTACCAGAAGCGATTGTATCTTTAATTGGTTGTTCTAAATCACGCGATCGCAAGCTCTGTACTGCTGGGTCAAATGCTCCCACTCCCGGCAATATGACTGCATCAGCCTTGGTTAATTCCTGATGACAATGAGTAATTATAGGAGTCGCCCCCGCTTTTTCTAATCCTTTGCAAACAGAATGCAAATTTCCCATCTCATAATCTATAACAGCAACAACTGGCATTGACCTTCTCCTTGTAAATTGTTTATGGAGGGTTTTTCTATTCTAAATAATATTTTCCATGAAGAAAAGAATTCTATTAACTTCTTTTGACACTTGGCTAGAAGATCAAAAGTCAAATTCCTCTGATGATTTATTATTTGAAGTCACTAAACTTAACTCACTTCCATTAGATTTACAATTTTTGCGCTTGTTACCCGTTGATATTGGGCTGGCCAGTTCCCTAGTAATCGCAAAAATAGAGGAATCCCAACCAGATTACATTATCTGTTGTGGCATGGCCGCAAGCCGGAAAAAATTAAGTGTAGAAGTGGGTGCTAGCTGTGGAGAAACCTTTTTACAGACCACAATTGATCTAGGAAAATTACTAATAGGAGCAACAGCAACTGATATTAGTGACGACTGCGGTAAATTTGTCTGCGAGGGTCTTTATTATTCCATACTGGACTACTTAGGACAAAAGAAACTATCAACTTATTGTTTTTTTGTTCATGTTCCCGTACTGAATCAAGATAACTTGATAGAAATTCTCACAGATTTTGTATTAATTATTAACAATCTGGCACTTTTATAAATTTATAAGCGTCCAGTCTGACGGGAATATGGGGAAGAAAATAGCAACCTGTTTTACCTAGTTGCCAATCTTTAATTCTCAATCCCCAGTTATTATTGAATTTTGAATTTTTGAATTGTACTTATGTTCTCTTTATTACTAAGTCTTTTAGTGGCTCAATCTGCTCCTACTGCACCACCGCCTGAAGAAGTTGTACAACCTCAAGAAGTCCGTGCATTACCAGGACGCTTGGATGCAATCCCTACATTTAATAGCAATAGTCCAGAATTAGTTTTAAGAGAAGGAATTTTACTTTCCACTTTTCCCCCGGCAGGCAAAAAAGTACCGTCAGCCCATTTGAATTATCCTTTTCGTGGGCGATTTGATGTGTTTGCTCACCACATTGCTAGGGCGGAACCACCGGAAGATTTACGCTCCTTGTATTTAGGAATACTCCTGCATAACCCGACATCCCAACAGGTGAAGGTGGATGTTTTACAAGGGGCGAGTTATTTAAGTCAACCGGATGCACCGTTTATTGAGTTGCCATCTTTGGTTGAGAATAATTTAGGTAACGTATTTGCTGGCCCTGGTAGTCGCGCTATGGCTGATGTTTTAAGAGGACTGCGACAAGATATTTTCCCGGCTCAAATTGTCATACCACCAGGGCAAAGTCGAATGCTCTTGAACCAACCTATACCTGTGCGAGAATTAACACCACCTTTAAATGGTCGCTCGACTTTGGCAAGACTACGGACTAATGGTACAGTCTATGCAGCTAGTTTGGCTATGTTTGCTCGTACCAATGCTGATGGTAGTGAACGATCGCCTACCTTGGAAGAATGGCAAACTTTACTAGAAAATAGTGATGTGTCCGGGCCACGGGATAAAACTCCCACACCATTAGAAGCAACTGGTAAACCCAGAATTTATGGTCGTGTCGCTGGGGTGGCGCGCGGTTCTTATTGGCGATCGTTTATAGTAGATAGTCCCAAAGCCAGGAATTTAACTATTCCCCAACCAGGACAGGCTTTTTCTTATGCTTTGAGTACTCTACATGGTGGTACTTTAGGGACTGGTCAAATTCAGAGTGCGCCGATGTTAGTACGTTATCCAGATACGGCTTATCGCGCTCATGGTAATTACGCTATTCAATATAGTTTAAAGTTGCCCTTGTATAACAATACTGCCAAGGCGCAAACTGTGAAGGTATCTGTGCAAACTCCCATTAAGGAAGACCGTTTAACTAAACAAGGTCTGCGCTTTTTTACTACACCCGCGCGTCAAACATTCTTCCGGGGGAGTGTGCGGATACGTTACCGAAATGATCAAGGACAGCAGCAAACTCGGCTGGTACATTTAGTTCAGAAGCGGGGTCAACCGGGGGAAGCATTAGCTACATTGAACATGAAAAAAGGCGATCGCCGTTTGGTAGAGGTAGACTTTCTCTATCCCCCCGATGCTTCACCACCACAAGTATTAACAGTTGGGACTGTGGCTAATCCTTAATTAAGTGTAGGGGTTTAGGGGTTTAGGGGTGTAGGGGAAACAACTAATAATTAAATCAAGACAGCTCATAAATAGTGTTCTTCTCCTAACTCCCATACCCCCATACCCAGTCACAGCAAGAGTTTCGGGCTTACAAGCGCGATATTCTTCTATAGTGTTTTTTCATCTCGCCACAAAGCGATACCACCTAACAAACCACTAATATTCGGAATGAGTTTGACATTTAAAGGTAGCTGAAAATTTACTCTTACGGCTTCACCACCACCGATATAAAGGTAATCATAGTTGAATAGTCGTTGTAGGGAGGCGATCGCTTTTTCTAAACGGCGATTCCATTTCTTCTGACCAATCTTATCTAAAGTTGCTCTTCCTAGTTGTTCTTCGTAAGTTTCCCCTTTGCGAAAGGGATGATGTCCCATTTCCATATTCGGCACTAATTTACCATCGACAAACAACGCGGAACCAAACCCCGTTCCCAAGGTAATTACCAACTCTACACCCTTACCTTTGATTGCACCAAAACCCTGCATATCTGCATCATTAATCACCCGTACAGGTTTATGTAACCGTTGCGACAGCGCCGTTTCTAAATCAAATCCAATCCAATCCGAGTCTAAGTTAACTGCCGTTTCGGTGACACCAGCACGCACCACACCAGGAAAACCCACAGAAACCCGGTGAAATTCACCTTGAGCAGCAGCTAACACCATAATTGCATTAATGACAACCTCTGGTGTTGCAGGTTGGGGTGTATCAACACGCGCCCTTTCTGTTACAGGATTTCCCGTAATATCCAACACTAAAGCTTTAACACCACTACCACCAATATCAACCGATAAAGTGCGAATTGAGCCGTTATCTTCCACCATTGAGTATTTACCTTTTTGTTAGGGACTGGGGATTGGGAGTAGAAATAAATAATTACAGATTAGTAAATAATATATGAAGCTGTATAGATAAGGGCTTCTAAAATAAGTTTCTCAGAGGAAATACATATACACTTTATATTTTTGTAATATCTATGTAATATGCTTGAATTACTAAAAAGCCATATCAGCCAGAAGTGCAAAGATAACACCAATGAGACGAATTGCGATCGCCGAAAATACCTTAAAAATTCTTAACATAGGTAACTACATTTGTGCTGATGGCAATCAAGTTTATATCAGCCAAGAATTGGAATATTGTTTGTATTTAACAAAGTGCTACAGCCCCGAAAATTTGGCAAAGATTGAAACTAAGGTGCTGAATAGCCTTCCTCGTTTTTCAGCAACTGAATTTGCAGTCAGGAATGAGACAACATTAATAGGAGCCGAACGCATAGTCAAAAGTGAAAAATTTCAACAAGTTGGTGTTTTGAATTTTGCTTCTGCGAAAAACCCAGGAGGTGGATTTATCAGAGGGGCGCAGGCTCAGGAAGAAAGTTTAGCCAGAAGTTCAGCGCTTTACAAAAGCCTGTTGAAATGTCCTGAATATTATAATTTTCATCGCCATGAGCGATCGCTTTTGTACTCAGATTGGATGATTTATTCTCCCAGTTGTCCAGTCTTCAAAAACGATGATGGTGAACTATTAGCACAGCCCTATGTTGTAGATTTCATCACCAGTCCAGCACCAAATGCAGGCATGATTCAAAAAAATCAACCGCACCTCAGCGTTAAAATACCCCAAGTGCTTATGAATCGAACATCAAAGCTGTTGAGTTTGGCAAGCAACCAAGGCTGCGATGCTTTGGTTTTAGGTGCTTGGGGATGTGGAGTCTTTAGAAATGACCCAGCGATAGTTTCCCAAATATTTGCAGATTTATTATTACCAGGTGGTCAATTTTGGGGCAGATTTAAAAGTGTAATTTTTTCCGTCCTTGACAATAGTAAACAACAAGCTATTTTTACAGAGTTTGACAGGAGATTTTCTTGATCAACTGCTAGAAATTTACAGAAGACTATTCCATTTTCTCCATAGGTAATAAACTTGTTTAGGAATCAAACAGGAATCCTATATAGGAATCCGATTTGATTTCTGTTGGCGTAGCCTGCGCTAGCGCATAAAATTCTCAGTATCTGTAGGGTGGGCAATGCCCACCAAAACCATGAGCCGGTGGGCATTGCCCAACGCCACTTGCTCCAAGCCGGGAAACCCTTTCAGCAGTTACTCCACTTGGGGAAACCCCAAGACCGTACTGCTTCACCAACGCAGTGGCTCCCCTACGTGTATTTCAAAAATCAAGTATGAGTCCTATAGTATAGATTGTAATAATCCCAATCCCCAATCCCCAATCCCCAAATGCACAGTTTCATTCCCCCAGAACGGTTTTTCGCCTACCTCACCTGGAAAGAAATTGAGGAAATGCCAAATAAGGAGAATGTCGTTATCATCCAGCCAGTAGGGGCAATTGAACAGCATGGACTCCATCTACCATTGATTGTTGATGCTGCCATTGGTGTGGGGGTTTTGGGGAAAGCTTTATCTAAACTTGATGCTAGCATTCCAGCTTATGCTTTACCCACTCTTTATTATGGTAAATCCAATGAACACTGGCATTTTCCGGGAACGATTACCCTGAGTACAGAAACGCTGACAGCGACAATTATGGAAGTGGCAGAAAGCATTTACCGCGCTGGGTTTAGAAAGTTGGTGTTAATGAACTCCCACGGAGGACAACCCCAAGTTATGCAAATGGTGGCGCGAGATCTGCACGTAAAGTATGGTGATTTTGCAGTTTTTCCTTTGTTTACTTGGCGTGTACCCCACATTACTAAAGAATTATTATCACCTAAGGAAGCAATACAAGGAATGCACGCGGGAGATGCGGAAACTAGTATTATGCTGGCGATTTTGCCAGATCAGGTGCAACTAGATAAAGCCGTGGCAGAATATCCCCCAGAAAAACCTGAAGGTAGCCTATTAAGTTGGGAAGGTAGATTACCTGTGGCTTGGGTAACAAAAGATATTAGTAAAAGTGGTGTGATTGGCGATGCGACAACTGCAACCAAAGAAAAAGGCGATCGCATTTTAGAATCCGTTTCTGATGGTTGGGTAGAAGTCATCAAAGAAATTTACGCCTTTCGCTAAAGGAGACAAGGGGATTAAGGCAACAACTAACAACTGTACAGACGCGATTAATCGCGTCTCTGAAAACTGACAACTGACAACTAACTAAATTTGCTAGTGTAGGGTTAAGTGCAGTAGTTATCGAAACTGTTTCACAGTTGACGGGCGATAAGTTGCTAAACCACATTAATAATTAGAGATAGCAGTTATGACGGCATTTGAACCAAATAGTCTCCGTTCTTATAGCCAAGAAGATGTACAGCGAATTTTACAGCTGGCGATCGCCCGGCAAGCTGATGACCAAGATAAAGATTTTAGTTATGAGCAATTGTTAGAGATTGCTACTGAGTTAGAAATCTCACCAGAAGCTCTCAAGTTAGCGGAAATAGATTGGCGATCGCAACACCACGAATTAAGTCAAAAACAAGCTTTTAATACTTACCGCATGACAAAGTTTAAAAAGCGCCTTGGTAATTATGCGATCGTCAATGGCTTTTTACTGTTGGTGGATTTTGTCGGTGGTGGAACGGTTACTTGGTCGTTATACTTGCTACTGTTTTGTGGTTTGGCAGTAGGGTTGGATGTGTGGAATACGTTTCAAACTAAAGGCGAAGAGTATGAAATGGCTTTCCAGCGCTGGAATCGCAAACATCAAATTAAACAAACCATCAACAGCTTTGTGAATAAGTGCTTTAAAGCGTTACAAGCTTAAACCAATTCGCAATTCGCAATTCGCAATTCGCAATAGCCTGCGGCATCTC comes from the Nostoc sp. PCC 7120 = FACHB-418 genome and includes:
- a CDS encoding DUF3370 domain-containing protein; amino-acid sequence: MFSLLLSLLVAQSAPTAPPPEEVVQPQEVRALPGRLDAIPTFNSNSPELVLREGILLSTFPPAGKKVPSAHLNYPFRGRFDVFAHHIARAEPPEDLRSLYLGILLHNPTSQQVKVDVLQGASYLSQPDAPFIELPSLVENNLGNVFAGPGSRAMADVLRGLRQDIFPAQIVIPPGQSRMLLNQPIPVRELTPPLNGRSTLARLRTNGTVYAASLAMFARTNADGSERSPTLEEWQTLLENSDVSGPRDKTPTPLEATGKPRIYGRVAGVARGSYWRSFIVDSPKARNLTIPQPGQAFSYALSTLHGGTLGTGQIQSAPMLVRYPDTAYRAHGNYAIQYSLKLPLYNNTAKAQTVKVSVQTPIKEDRLTKQGLRFFTTPARQTFFRGSVRIRYRNDQGQQQTRLVHLVQKRGQPGEALATLNMKKGDRRLVEVDFLYPPDASPPQVLTVGTVANP
- a CDS encoding TIGR02452 family protein, with protein sequence MRRIAIAENTLKILNIGNYICADGNQVYISQELEYCLYLTKCYSPENLAKIETKVLNSLPRFSATEFAVRNETTLIGAERIVKSEKFQQVGVLNFASAKNPGGGFIRGAQAQEESLARSSALYKSLLKCPEYYNFHRHERSLLYSDWMIYSPSCPVFKNDDGELLAQPYVVDFITSPAPNAGMIQKNQPHLSVKIPQVLMNRTSKLLSLASNQGCDALVLGAWGCGVFRNDPAIVSQIFADLLLPGGQFWGRFKSVIFSVLDNSKQQAIFTEFDRRFS
- a CDS encoding 2TM domain-containing protein, whose amino-acid sequence is MTAFEPNSLRSYSQEDVQRILQLAIARQADDQDKDFSYEQLLEIATELEISPEALKLAEIDWRSQHHELSQKQAFNTYRMTKFKKRLGNYAIVNGFLLLVDFVGGGTVTWSLYLLLFCGLAVGLDVWNTFQTKGEEYEMAFQRWNRKHQIKQTINSFVNKCFKALQA
- a CDS encoding creatininase family protein, with the protein product MHSFIPPERFFAYLTWKEIEEMPNKENVVIIQPVGAIEQHGLHLPLIVDAAIGVGVLGKALSKLDASIPAYALPTLYYGKSNEHWHFPGTITLSTETLTATIMEVAESIYRAGFRKLVLMNSHGGQPQVMQMVARDLHVKYGDFAVFPLFTWRVPHITKELLSPKEAIQGMHAGDAETSIMLAILPDQVQLDKAVAEYPPEKPEGSLLSWEGRLPVAWVTKDISKSGVIGDATTATKEKGDRILESVSDGWVEVIKEIYAFR
- a CDS encoding ROK family protein, whose product is MVEDNGSIRTLSVDIGGSGVKALVLDITGNPVTERARVDTPQPATPEVVINAIMVLAAAQGEFHRVSVGFPGVVRAGVTETAVNLDSDWIGFDLETALSQRLHKPVRVINDADMQGFGAIKGKGVELVITLGTGFGSALFVDGKLVPNMEMGHHPFRKGETYEEQLGRATLDKIGQKKWNRRLEKAIASLQRLFNYDYLYIGGGEAVRVNFQLPLNVKLIPNISGLLGGIALWRDEKTL
- the hisH gene encoding imidazole glycerol phosphate synthase subunit HisH; protein product: MPVVAVIDYEMGNLHSVCKGLEKAGATPIITHCHQELTKADAVILPGVGAFDPAVQSLRSRDLEQPIKDTIASGKPFLGICLGLQILFESSAEGNQPGLGIIKGKVRRFVWEPGITIPHMGWNQLELTQPKSILWEHLPPQPWVYFVHSYYVDPFEPQVRAATVTHGTQTVTAAIAHENLMAVQFHPEKSSNIGLQILSNFVSQVREKIAA